Within Hydra vulgaris chromosome 02, alternate assembly HydraT2T_AEP, the genomic segment aagagttaatcctaggaGATAAAGAGTAGATGACTTATCGAGTACAtcaccgttcataaatataggaagatctaactTATTGCGATAaagattggctgaaaaaaagttttatctgttGAGATTCACCAGCCACTTTGAGCCCCATGcttagcagaagtgagatccttttcaagctcaaatgccccctccaagcaatcagagagtctTATTTGacctttcttatttttttcttattgtttattgATCAGTCTTATTTGACCTTTttgttgtaaaacatttttttacgtgagaattttaagttgtttgatTTGTTTCTTAATAAATTTGCAGTTTTGTGTTTATTCCCtgtattgtttacattttatataatctGCTTTGTCTACCGGCTGGTTTCAAAATATAAGTTCatattagtttatataacaatctCACATCATCAAAAAAGTcaatactttaaagtttttaaaatttaaaagttttaaaattgttattgatgtagattttacaaaatagtttttggtgCACAAATTATTTGTGGGTCAGTGAATTCTCAAAATCATAAATCATTTATGGGCCAGTGAGTTCTcaaaaccaaaaattatttgagGGCCACTGAGTTCACAAAATCAATttacttcatattttttttgtgtgttttgcAGATGGGCTCCTTACTTGCAGATGGGTTCTTCATTTGGATAAAAACgtgttatgtttatttatgttgtgATGTTGATTTTAAGAGTAGTTATTTCAAGTTATGAGACTAAATCacatttctcataaaaaataaagtgtttgaaAACCAAAAGTTgctgttatttgtttttaattttttttttcagtgtgaGTATGTCCAGCTGGCAGCAGATCTTCGGATgacaaaagcaattaaaagtcAGATAgaagcttttttaaaaggtttttatcaGTTCATTCCTCATCACCTGGTCTCACTGTTTAATGAATATGAATTGGTATGTGTTATATGTTGCATCCCtttgaccaatttttttttttttgcctagtTTGAtcagttttgtttaatttgattattttttaaatatataatatttgtgactgaattttatttgaaagcATAATGAATTAGtaagatattataaaataaaatgtttttataaaatgatgaaaaattttatataaaaaaaacttataattaaagtAGTTAAATGTGATTTGTGATTAGTGGTTTTATGTGTTGAGCGGTTTGCGTGTTGAGTGGTTTGGCTGATCAgtggtttatataaatattaaaacacttgTTTCTGTTTCttgtttatgttaatataagtaataaacacTTGTTTCTGTTTAGGAATTGCTTTTATCTGGACTTCCAGACTTAGATTTAACAGACTGGAAAAATAGTACAGTGTACCAAGCAGGTTATAGTGAAGATTCTCAAGTAATCaaggtaaatattttattttaaatttttttgtaaaacttaaacaggaaattaaataaagagtttatattgctttagtaattttttcattgtgaaaattatttttacattgttaCCAACATATAATTATTACTAGCATATAATTATTACCAacatataattattatcaacatataatttactattttaGTGGTTTTGGGAAGTGGTCGGCTCACTAAAAAAAGAAGAGCAAGTGCAGTTGTTACAGTTTACTACAGGAACGTATGTTCATTTTCTTATGAGCTCTTAAATgcaaaacattgaaattttattaacatagtCATTTAATGTTATTACCATCAAACACTTGTCAGTCAAGAGTCATCTTCTTGCAAGAATAATAAATCAAACTAATCAAGAATAATAAACACAGCAAGACTAGTAAATATTAATCTTGACAGTTGGTCAATAGTACCAACTGTTCAACTTGTTTCAAGTCAAACAACTATGTCTAGCTGTAGTGAGTATGTTTGTCTGGTTTTAccttaaactcatttttatttcatatcaagttgcatttttttacaattacgttgttaaaaaagttgtttttttgatttttttagtttttgttttaaaatttgtgaagTTGAATATAATTGATTGGTTTCTTATGAGTATGAATGTAGTTTGATGGTTCCATATGAGTATGAATGTtgaatgtattaaaattttcctttttaatcTTTGATCAAATAAACAAGTGGATTGAAAAAGGCCAAAAACAAATGCTTTCAAATAAAATgtctttctaataaaatgtctttctaataaaatgtctttcaaataaaatgtctttcaaataaaatgtctttcaaataaaatgtctttcaaataaaatgtctttcaaataaaatgtcTTTCATATAAAATGTCTTTCAAATGATTCAGCTAATTAAagtagtttaattaaaaaagtaaaaaataaatttaaaagaaacattgaaTCATGTCAAAATATTATCATGCacattctaattttaattttaattacatagGTTTTATTAACCTTTGTTTTATAAACCTTATAATTtgtctcaaaatattttaagtctgtttttcataaagtattaaatccactttataataatattattcttttaaattatatttatccatTATAAGGCTGTATCTTAAATTATAGTATACCAGGCCTCGACAGTAAGCGAGAGTTTTAGTTCTTGCTTCCTGTCGAGGCTCTTGCCCATACTCCCCTAAAACACTTTATGGGAACAACTTACAGCTGTCGCAGgagtattttttttctcaaaagtttatttattattgtaactaaaatgaaaaatgcaaagtcaaaaaaatttagttcattGGGTAATAAACAGGCACAGtttttgcaaagtttaaaattttttacgtctaaagaattttttcacgGCGCAATAAATGACTCTTGTTATGTGTATATTATTGTAGCATTAACGTTACAAACATATACTAGTAACaagtataaaactaaatttaataagcaatttttatataaataaacagataaCTTGTGCAAAAACTAAAAGCTCTCGTAAAAAGCAGTTTAGAAGAGCAGCTCGCATGGCTTGTCATGTTGATTTTAGCAGAGCTTTACTCTGCTCTTGCCGAAGCCTGGTATACTAtatcttaaattataaagatattattttttaaattatatttattcataataagacttatataaattatatttattcataatatcttaaataaagtCACAATTATTCATCTATAAtatgttaattattataattatttaattaataatttggaGCTACGATCGTAATAAcctacatttattaattttgtttaattaaagaaaaatttgtaaatatagtCTCCAAAATGCTAACCACTTTAGGTTACCTGTACCTAAATATGGTGCCATTTATTTATGGCTATAAATCCatacaaaattaaatcataGAATAATCTTTTTGTCAAAATATTCTACATCAACTCTTTTTCTCAAAGCTTTTGCTTATCTAATCTTGTTAATCCAAGCTTATCTAATCTTGTTTTCTGTTCAGTTTTGGTTTGTAGGCTTGAAAACCGAATTTGATTAGTTATTCACAAATCAGGTCAACAATTAACTCATATGACTGATTGATTTGCAGTGTCTGGTGTTTCAATCATAATCATTAGTTGTATCCTAAAAAACCACtaaattgaagatttaaaaattaggaTTGAATGctgattcaaaaattaaaatcttttattttttacatttaattaaacattGAAACTAAAATGCATCAAACAGAAACAAAcgcaatttaaaatatttctttgaataacttttcaaaaattttcttaaaagtgGCTTTTTTTCTTCCCTAATTATGTGCTTTATTTAATAGATCTCGTGTTCCTTGGGGAGGATTTTCTAATTTGTGTGGACCTAGTGGTAAtcaattatttacaatttgcTGCTCTGCTGACAGCACTAAAATGTTGCCAACTTCAAGCACATGGTAGGTAGTCGTTTCAATTGTTTTAAGATGAGTTATTAGATTATGTAATTAGATGAGGTAATTAGATTATTTAATTAAGATTAAATTAGTAAACTAAGAATATGCTACAAGTATGAGTTAAGAAGTTTAGGCTAGTACCAGCCCAAGTATGACAACAGCATTTCATACAGGGACAAATGAGAGATTTGGAAAGTTagatggaatcaggagtaagttAATGatgagcacaataaagagaagcaactttagcaatTGCTAACTTTGAAGTTGTTTATATGGTTTCCAGGAGAGGTCAGTAGTGAATAATAGTTcaagaagatgtaaagaagaggactTAGTGAGAGGGTTGCCTTTCATTTATATATGAATGTGACGGTATTGTGAACAATATTgtgttgtttgcagtaaataatggagttttgttagagttttaactctaacaaaacTCAATTATTTACTGCAATTTACaatcagattcaagatcgaCTGCCTTTTTTAAGCGATCAAAatgaaagacttttttaatatagGAGTAAAAAGTTAAGTCTTCAGCAAGTAGAGCTACTCTAAATGTGAGATTTTCAGAAGATccttaatgtagataagaaaccaCACAGAACCAGGAATATAATTTTGAGATATCctaaaagttactggaaatgaagagtGTTTGCCTTCAAGGATGATTTAATACTAtggttagaaaaaaatgatttaataatttcaaaagctTTCTTAAATACACCATATGccaaagtttatcaaaaactttcaaTATGTAAAGAGCAATAGCATTTGTCTCACAGTCTTTATCTAATCCTTAAAAGGATCTTTAAgctacagcagttagcaagtcagctgtagaacaagaatATTAATATCTATATTGATTGTCAGACAGTTATTAGACTCAAGAtgtttgaaatttgtttattaaagattCAAAGGCTTTgcttataataaagaaaagaataaaTGTTGGAGGGAGATAATAGAGAAAAGATTGTTGGAGTGAGATAATGGAGAAAAGAATGATTGTTGGAGGGAGATAATAGAGAAAGTAATGATTGTTGGAGGGGTCAGAGTGTCCCctagagttattaaaaattggaaccacatATActattttccagcaggcaggaaaacaaaatTCAGtcacttattaaataatttaagtggaattgaagagagttctggaaaacacttttataagactatgacaggaatgttgtctggaccacaattTGAGGAAAAGTTCCTTGGatatagttctgccttatcttCGGGAAAGCTAGTAGTTCAGACTCATGAATTAATGACTTACTTTAGTTGATAACACTATTGaagtctctagagcctaacttTTAAGATAAGATAGGGGATTTAGTAAACTGGGAATAATGGAGCTTAACATCAGAgagcacctttttacattatttttttgcaataataagaAGTTGTTagttcttaaaagaacaaacCCCTTTAAACAAGAACAAAAGAACTTGTTTTTGTGAGAAAGATAAAAAGAAGTGATTACAATTAGATTTAGCAGCTGCATAAGAAGGTAAAACCACGGAGTAAAATGATGCTTGACTTAAAACCAAAGAAAATGACTAAAAGCTTCCAtaccatatataaatatatatatatatatatatatatatatatatatatatatatatatatatatatatatatatatatatatatatatatatatatatatatatattatatatatatactatatatataatatataatttatatatatatactattgcaaatatttcaatttttttagttttaatttgttaaaattaccGGAATACGAAACAAAAGAAGatcttgaaaaaatgttaaaaatcgCTATTGCTTGTGGCAATGTCGGGTTTGAATTTActtgatttatttaaagtttttttatttttttaatcatttataagtttataagaAATGCACTTATTTACAGTTTAATTGATTTCAATATAGTAATTGGAGCTTGTATTAGTTTGAAAGTAACCCTTTCCTATTTAATAATAGATCACTTCATTTTATCTTACTTAAGAGATCACCATTTCATCTTACATAAGAGATCACTTCATTTTATCTTACATACTAAGTATTTTTAGACGATTTGACCATGGTGACCATTGCCATTACTtctgaacattattttttgttcaaaaaaagcaaagaaTGGTGATTTTCCTTACatacttaaagaaatttatttctttgagtacttttttattaaaatattgccTTAATATTGTAGACGTTTTCCCTTTAacctattttatatatagtctAAACATAGGTTTCTGTACAaggtttaaataacttttttaagcactttttaatagtttttgaattttattttttttttcaaagtttttttaaagtgttgttATTGTTGAAAACAATggttatttatttgttgttgataTTTGAAGGTGTAAATAAATCacaatactttgtaataatttgtattaaaatagaaatttaataataaaaataattttttttatattttgtataatgttttagtaataattttagaataaaatttcagataatgttgagcttttttttaattcttatttcgTTGATGAGCCTTAAATGCCTAAATTTTGATgatagtctttttttaaatatttgcttctttattttgaggtacattaaattattttgctcttatggtttatttttttagttttattttgttggatGAGtctcaaatgtttaaattttggtAATAGCCgttcttttaaaatttgcttcttCAATTGAGGTACATTAAATTAGATGCGAAAAAATTTTCTCACTACTTTGAATATAATAGATGCTATTTTGTTATAACCGAACTCACTTGGGTGAACGGTATCGTCCCACAATTGTTTATGCTGTCTAGGGTTTAGCGATGACATTGGGAATAGTTTTGCAAGATCGCACAGCAGCGTTTTAGTCGGATTTTTTTTGGCGAAACCTCgtaatttattgtttgtaacttcgcgtatttttttgtattctttggAGTTATAATCTTGTCTTAGCTCGCTTAGATAAGTGTCATCGTGTTCTGGTATTGTTATGACAACTGTTGGAATTCCTCTTTTATGTAGCAATTTGTGTAGAGTTATAACTTCGTAAGcaacgttaattttttttgcacagTCTAATCTTCTTAAGTCGTTTGTTCCTCCGAGTATAAGAGCAAGATCAAATCTTAAAATATAAGAATCAAGCACTAAAGGTAATCTAGTATTCATCTCCACGAACGCACATTCCCCACTCATACCTTCATTGATAACTTGAAAACGAGTCCCATTAAAAGAGTTTGTATTAAGGAGTTTTTCGAGTTCTGTAGTATATGGGTGAAATCGGGCACCGCCTTCTAAATATCCTTCAGTAAGAGAATCGCCGAAGGCTAGTATGTGCTTTACATGATCGCCAATATTCTTCACTCCTCTGAggttataattaaataaggaaGGATTTTTTGGGTCGggaccttaaaaataaaattacagtGTTTTTAGCATAACCGCTTTCGAAACAGTTTTGTAAAAAACCTAAATTAAGAAAACTCTTCAGAGTCATCTAATATTAACAAACCTGCTTCTAACGCGTATTGAAGAATCCATCTTGTTATAAATAGggttgaaagaaaaaaatggtgcattcctcaatatttttacctttaaacaTCAACATTTTAACGAGAAAGTTTTAAAGCTTTGCTTTACAGCAGATTGTTTGCAAAGCAATCAAGCGTACTAACAGTCGGCTGCAAATGAGATCAAAATGGTAAATGTCACATGGCTGCTGCAGCCAGAGAGTAAATATAAGGCTTCGACATTTCAAGTTTAGTAGGAATccattataactttttttatttaaaagaacaacaaaATTATGTGTTATTTGTGGTttcttaagtaaaatataaaaacaaaacagcaaTATTTCATGTCGGCAATTCTACGTCACTATTTACAAATATCACAAATAATTGACGAGTGTTCTCCGCAAGTGTGTTTAGTGCACTTGGAACATCTTGTAAAGACACGTCACTGACGAAGCTGACACAAATGACATGATTTTCTAATTTTGAGTAAGGCATCTTGAGGTGGAATATTCTGTTCTGTAGATATAGAAGCAATGGCGCGTCTAGAGCTAGGTTGAAATGCCCCTCTCGGATGCTCAATAATTCGGCGTTCCATTGCTGTTTTCATCATTTCCAGGCTCATTTTCAGCAAGATTTGTCGTCTTTTTGATCCACTATGATCGCTGCGGCTTGTTAAAGAGGAACAAAATACTGGCATTAATGACAGCAAGATCGAGGAGATCGCCAAACAAAGTCATTGGCCAACGCAGTGTCTAGAAATGTCAGTGTTTGGAATGTAACTCACTAGCTGCATTTTTTCAGAATACAGTTATAGAATCAAATTGAACTCGAGGAAGAAGTAGTTGGGGAGTGATATCTGGTTTGTGACGATTTAGGGTTCCGAGCAGAGTGAGGTTCCGTGCTAAAAGTTCTTTGGCTACCAGAATAGATGTGAAGAATTGGTCAGTGGTGATATTTCTCCCACTACCATGAATAGGTTCAGTTAGCTGTAGCACCACTCGTTTTTCTTGCCCTTCTTCTTTTTCCCTAGCAATCATTCCTAAATAAATCTCAGCTTTTTAAAGTAGCAGAACTTTGAACAAGTAACGCCCACACTTTGATGCCACATTTGTCAGGTTTTTTTggcatataaactttaaaaggcACTCGCCCACGTGTTGGGACTATTTTTTCATCGACACAAACCATATCGGAAACTATGAAGCATTGGCGACAACATTTGAGAAGTTGCTACCATATCTCTCTAAAAGCTGCTAGTTTATCACGTTGGCGTCTTTCAGTGCAAGTTTCCTTGTTATCAAATCTCATGAACTTTGTGATTAACTCAAATCTTTCACAAGACATTGTGGCTTTGTAGGCAGAAATTCTAAGTTCGTCACTCCACAAGTCTCTGAGAAACACGTTGCGTTGTCTCAAAGCACCCATAAGATAACGAAGGCCAAAATATCCAACCAGTTCCTCCTCTGTTATGTCATACCTAAGAAgaccaataaaaatatgaatatttatgTAAAGTAAACACAACAGTATAAACTTATCAAGACTACTTTATAAATGAAGTcgaaattacatttttaacatattaaaagaTAGTAGTTTATTGAAAACTTACCAGGGTTGTGAAATATGTTGAGAAACTTCTCCACCACTTATGGCACGTTGGGCCTCTCAATTACTTTCATGAAGTGTCCGGTTATTCATTTCtgctgttaaaaataaatcaatagcTTCACGCACTATAGCAGGATTTGCTTTCGGTCGCATTCGCTCCCTCACAATGCTTTCCCTGCGTCGTCTACCACGTTGC encodes:
- the LOC100201534 gene encoding uncharacterized protein LOC100201534, producing MHHFFLSTLFITRWILQYALEAGPDPKNPSLFNYNLRGVKNIGDHVKHILAFGDSLTEGYLEGGARFHPYTTELEKLLNTNSFNGTRFQVINEGMSGECAFVEMNTRLPLVLDSYILRFDLALILGGTNDLRRLDCAKKINVAYEVITLHKLLHKRGIPTVVITIPEHDDTYLSELRQDYNSKEYKKIREVTNNKLRGFAKKNPTKTLLCDLAKLFPMSSLNPRQHKQLWDDTVHPSEFGYNKIASIIFKVVRKFFRI